In the genome of Bacillus sp. SM2101, the window TGGCTTCACTGTATCACTATTATACTTAACCGTTGCAGCTTCCATCGCCAAATTTACATTCGCTTCCACACCGTCCATTTTGTTTAAGACCTTTTCAATTCGTGTGGAACACGCGGCACAAGTCATCCCTGTTATCCCCAATTTCATCTGGTTTTGGGTCGGGTTTTGTACTAATTGACTCTGCTCGCTCATATTGATCATCTCCATATTTATGATTTAGAGAACTGTTTAATTACTTTCATTAACTCTTCAATTGCTTCATCACCTGAGCCTTCTTTTATAGCGTCTGATACACAGTGATGTGCATGTCGTTCTAATAATTGAAACCCTACATTTTTCAAAGCTGAATTGATCGCAGAGACTTGGATAAGAATATCTACACAATAACGATCATCTTCAACCATTTTTTGAATACCTCGAACCTGTCCTTCTACTCTTTTTAAACGCTTTATTAACTGATCCTTTTCTTTATCACTTCGGGGCGTCGCAAGCATTTTCCCCTCATCATTAACATGACAATCATTATCCATTGTGATCACCTCTTAGTTATATAGTATACCCCTGTAAGGTATCTGTCAAGCGGATAATTATCTTTTTTCGAGATCTTCTTCGATCTCCTGCAATAATTGATTAAACCCTACCCGATCTATAAATTTCGCAAAGTGCTCTCTCTTCTTGCCTTGTTGTTGATAAGCTGCTAGTATATCGTCTATTGTTGTAAATAAATCTTCTGGACTAAGTTGGGATTTAAAAAGCTTTGCTATTTTTGCATCAACGCCTTTTGCTTTGCCACCAATGTAAAGATCATAGCTATCTTTATTTTTTATAACCCCAATATCGTTCATTAATGGTTCACCACAAGCATTTTGACACCCTGTATATGCTGGACGAACTGGAAATGGCACTTCTCTCCCAGCAATGCGTTCATTAAGTTCGATAGCTACAGGCATTCCTTCTTCTTCAGCGCCCTTACAAAAATTACATGTTCGTAGACTTTTTACGTACATACCGACTGGATAACACGAAAATCCATTGTTCTCTAAATCTGCGACAACTGTATCGACTTTACTTTCTGGAACGTCTATATAGAGTTGTTGAAAGGTCGTGAGCTCTACCTCACTATCTTCCCCAATATGTTTAGCAAGGACCATTAATTGTTTGGAGGTAAGTTTTGCCCCGAAGCCTACACCGCCGTTGACAGCTAATGTGATTAATTTCCCTTTTGTCATATTTCAGTATCTCTCCAATCTTTCATTATGTTAAAGTATCAAGCTTACACTTATAATACTATACCCCCCTACAGTAACTGTCAATGCTTTTATTATTGTTATTTTCGAAAACGATGTAACCACTCTTACAACATTAGAACAGCTAAGTAGATTAATACGCGTCATCGTTGTTCATAATAAAACGTAGCCTTTTGCAGGCAGGCGTTAAGAAAAGAGCCATATAAAGAGCGAAAAAAAAGACCTCTGAGAGGTCATTTTGCAACTTCATTTGACAACATATCTACTTGATCCCGCTCTTCTTTTTTCTGTTTTTTCTTGTATATAATTTTCGAAAGTATTATGCTACATTCATATAAAAATAGTAACGGAATTGTAACTAAGAAGTCAGAAATAAAATCAGGTGGTGAAATAGTAACTGAAATAATAACTAGAACGAAATAGGCGTATTTTCGTACCTTTTGCAAAACATATGGATTGATGATACCTATACTCGTCAAAAACATAACCACAACTGGTAACTCAAACAAGATCGCAAATGGTATCGTCATCGTTAAGACGAATTGAAAATACTTTTCTGCCGTGAACATCGTATCAAACATTTCTTCACCAAGGTTTGTTAAAAAGCCGAAAACAACGTCAAGTATAACAAAATAGCCAAAACACAAACCTAGAATAAATAAAATAAATAAAGCAGGAATATAAGAAAGTGTTATTTTACGCTCAATTGGCTTTAACGCTGGCTTAACGAATAGCCATATTTGTAGTGCCAATATCGGAATTGTGCAAGCAATCGCTAATATTCCAGCAATTGTAAAATAGACCCATAATACTTCACTTGGACCTAATATAACTAACGTAATACTATATGGGTCTAGACCCATTACAAGCCAATTATATATATCTTTAACAAAGATAAATGCAAAAATAAAAAAAATGATAAAAGCCACCATTGTAATAAGTAGTCGTTTTCTTAGCTCATCTAAGTGGTCTACCAATTTCATCTCTTGATCTTCCATCTCCAAACACCCGCCTCTGTTTCATCATCCACATTTCAAGAGGGTGACCCCTGAAGAATCTTCTCTCACAATCCTTTATATGTTGTATATAGGTATCGCCACCTGGAAGGTTATACAATATATAGAGGCTACGAAATCTAATCCTTTCACTATGAGCCACCCTCTTGGGGTCTTTATCATTACCTTTGTTGCTGCTCGTGCTATTTTGAACAGCTAGAAGAGGTTTATGCGATTGTCACCAAATTTATAGAAGAAACATGAATTACGAATAAATCATCCGTAAATAACCTTAATTAATGAAGAATAGAATAAATGTATGGATTTTTAGGTCGCTTTCTTCTTTTTATCTTCTTCTAATTCGTCAATCACATCGCTAGTCAATTCTTTAGTAGATGTTTTAAATTCTTTCAGCGTTTGTCCAAAAGATCTCCCAATTTCAGGAAGTTTTTTAGGGCCAAATATAACTAAAGCAATTACTAATATAAGGATAAGGCCCGGAACCCCAATGTTTGTAAGCATGTTCATCATCCCCCCTGTTTCCTATTTCATGAAAAGCTTAGTTAAATTATATTATTATTTCCAACAAAAATGGATGATGGACGGAGATTATTCACAAGAAGTTCATATTTTCTTAAATTCACAACATCTTCTTGTTAACAGAAAAGTAATCTGTTAAATAAACAAATGAAAAAGATTGCTGTCCTTTTTCACTTCTTGATATGCAAAACTTTTTTTGTTCATACGTTCTATTAATGGTTTATAGTCATTTTTGTGCTTTAATTCAATGCCTACTAATGCAGGTCCATTTTCTCTATTATTTTTTTTCGTATATTCAAATCTTGAAATATCGTCAGTAGGACCTAACACTTCATCTAGAAATTCTCTTAACGCCCCAGCTCTCTGAGGGAAATTAACAATAAAATAGTGTTGCAAGCCTTCATACATCATAGACCGTTCTTTAATCTCTTGCATTCTTCCTATATCATTATTACCACCACTTATGACACAAACAACAGTTTTCCCACGTATTTGGTCTTTATAAAAATCTAATGCTGCAATTGGTAATGCGCCTGCAGGTTCAGCAACAATAGCATTCTCATTATATAATTCAAGGATTGTCGTACAAGCTTTCCCTTCTGGAACTAACAGTACATCATCTACAACAGCGTTACTTATGTTAAACGTCGTATCACCAACTTTTTTCACAGCAGCTCCATCAACAAATTTATCAATTGTATCAAGAGTGGTCACTTCCCCCTTCTTTCGAGATACATCCATGGCAGGAGCTCCCTCAGGTTCAACACCAATGACCTTTGTTTGTGGTGAAATGCTCTTTACATAAGTACCAATGCCCGAAATGAGACCACCACCACCAATACTAGCAAAAATATAGTCGATTGGTTCATCACAATCATTTAGTAGTTCTACTGCCACAGTACCTTGACCAGCAATCACGTTCATATCGTCAAATGGATGGATAAATGGTCTATTCTCTAATTTACTGCATGTCATTGCTTGCTCGTAAGCATCGTCAAATGTATCACCTGTTAAGATAATTTCAACGTTCTCTTTGCCAAACAGCTCTACTTGCGATACCTTTTGTCTTGGAGTTGTTGTTGGCATAAATATCTTGCCATGAATTCCAAGATGTCTACAAGAATATGCAACTCCTTGAGCATGATTGCCTGCGCTTGCACACACTATTCCAGATTCCAACTCTTGCTTTGATAAATGTTTGATGCAATTATATGCTCCGCGAATTTTGAAAGAACGGACAACCTGTAGATCCTCTCTCTTTATATATAAATTACAGTCAAATCTTTCTGATAAGACTTCATTGCGCTGTAAAGGGGTATGAGTTACTACATCTTTCAATGTTTGATGGGCAATCATTATATCCTCGAGTTGAACACGCTTTACTTGTTGTTTAACTTGTTGGCTCATTATACAAACCCTTTCTGTAAGTAGTAATTACTTTAATACGTTAATGTTGTGATTGGAACATTATATCATGAAATATTTAAAATGAAATATATTTTCAGAAAATATTTTAAATTTCTCACCAACAATAAAAACATGCAATTATACTTGTGTTTGTTATAATGATTATCGGAAATAACATCATTAATCGCACCTATTCAATACATTAGATGCAGTAAAATTTCTTATGCACTTGTTACCTCTTCACTTCTCCTACGTTCATAAGTTAAGAAATAATAGTCTATTTTATTATCTTCATCCTTCAAACCTTTTGTCTTTGATTTTAAAAGCCAGTCATCATCAGAAATCATAAAAGGAAAATACGTATCCCCTGCATATGTAGCATCAACAAACGTAACATATAGCTTATCGACA includes:
- a CDS encoding metal-sensing transcriptional repressor — encoded protein: MDNDCHVNDEGKMLATPRSDKEKDQLIKRLKRVEGQVRGIQKMVEDDRYCVDILIQVSAINSALKNVGFQLLERHAHHCVSDAIKEGSGDEAIEELMKVIKQFSKS
- a CDS encoding nitrite reductase, coding for MTKGKLITLAVNGGVGFGAKLTSKQLMVLAKHIGEDSEVELTTFQQLYIDVPESKVDTVVADLENNGFSCYPVGMYVKSLRTCNFCKGAEEEGMPVAIELNERIAGREVPFPVRPAYTGCQNACGEPLMNDIGVIKNKDSYDLYIGGKAKGVDAKIAKLFKSQLSPEDLFTTIDDILAAYQQQGKKREHFAKFIDRVGFNQLLQEIEEDLEKR
- the tatC gene encoding twin-arginine translocase subunit TatC, with amino-acid sequence MEDQEMKLVDHLDELRKRLLITMVAFIIFFIFAFIFVKDIYNWLVMGLDPYSITLVILGPSEVLWVYFTIAGILAIACTIPILALQIWLFVKPALKPIERKITLSYIPALFILFILGLCFGYFVILDVVFGFLTNLGEEMFDTMFTAEKYFQFVLTMTIPFAILFELPVVVMFLTSIGIINPYVLQKVRKYAYFVLVIISVTISPPDFISDFLVTIPLLFLYECSIILSKIIYKKKQKKEERDQVDMLSNEVAK
- a CDS encoding twin-arginine translocase TatA/TatE family subunit, encoding MLTNIGVPGLILILVIALVIFGPKKLPEIGRSFGQTLKEFKTSTKELTSDVIDELEEDKKKKAT
- the ilvA gene encoding threonine ammonia-lyase IlvA, yielding MSQQVKQQVKRVQLEDIMIAHQTLKDVVTHTPLQRNEVLSERFDCNLYIKREDLQVVRSFKIRGAYNCIKHLSKQELESGIVCASAGNHAQGVAYSCRHLGIHGKIFMPTTTPRQKVSQVELFGKENVEIILTGDTFDDAYEQAMTCSKLENRPFIHPFDDMNVIAGQGTVAVELLNDCDEPIDYIFASIGGGGLISGIGTYVKSISPQTKVIGVEPEGAPAMDVSRKKGEVTTLDTIDKFVDGAAVKKVGDTTFNISNAVVDDVLLVPEGKACTTILELYNENAIVAEPAGALPIAALDFYKDQIRGKTVVCVISGGNNDIGRMQEIKERSMMYEGLQHYFIVNFPQRAGALREFLDEVLGPTDDISRFEYTKKNNRENGPALVGIELKHKNDYKPLIERMNKKSFAYQEVKKDSNLFHLFI